A stretch of Corallococcus macrosporus DNA encodes these proteins:
- a CDS encoding TerB family tellurite resistance protein produces the protein MVAPLPPESQFHIEVIKLLLQVATSDGRVTREEIDAIIDTARGFSVPLTELSVLTRCLQEGKPLPPPNLSVLREDPKAVLDAVHTLIAGDGHVHEAEIEMARQIRELLGIAP, from the coding sequence ATGGTTGCCCCGCTGCCCCCTGAGTCCCAGTTCCACATCGAAGTCATCAAGCTCCTGCTCCAGGTGGCCACCAGCGACGGCCGCGTCACCCGCGAGGAGATCGACGCCATCATCGACACCGCGCGCGGCTTCAGCGTGCCCCTGACGGAGCTCAGCGTCCTCACCCGCTGCCTCCAGGAGGGCAAGCCGCTCCCGCCGCCGAACCTGAGCGTCCTGCGCGAGGACCCCAAGGCCGTCCTCGACGCCGTGCACACCCTCATCGCGGGCGACGGCCACGTGCACGAAGCGGAGATTGAAATGGCGCGGCAGATCCGCGAGCTGCTCGGCATCGCGCCCTGA
- a CDS encoding ABC transporter transmembrane domain-containing protein — translation MTAPTRGTVTVSRLLRLAWEERRALGVGLFFLVVATALSLVLPQALRVIVDEALGGKDQTVIDRMALGLTVVFAVRAVSDALRFYFFNTAGERAVAKLREDLFARLVDQEVAFFDTRRTGELTSRLTADTTVLQHAVSNNIATALRSGAQAVGGLTMLFYTSPSLALLMVAVVPPVAIAGVVVGRRIRQASRQVQAALADATGVADEVFTGIRTVRAFAAERHEVARYRGRLSQVLSLMYQRSRLSAAFMAGSGFGGLFAAALVLWYGSRLMIRGDLSVGSLTSFLAYTLLVSTALSGLTDLWGDFMRASGSAERVFEMIDRVPAIPLEGGERPSSLEGRVSFRDVRFAYPSRLDVPVLQGLDLELAPGEVVALVGPSGGGKSTIAALLARMYDPLSGSIWVDGHDLRALDPGWLRRNLGAVAQEPLLFSCSIADNIRYGRPDATDAEVESAAKAANAHDFIQRFPEGYRTEVGERGVQLSGGQKQRVAIARAVLKDPRILVLDEATSALDAESEHLVQEALERLMQGRTTLVIAHRLSTVANAHRVLVLEGGRVVQSGSHSALMAQEGLYRRLVERQFVAA, via the coding sequence GTGACGGCTCCCACCCGAGGGACCGTCACCGTGAGCCGCCTGCTGCGGCTGGCCTGGGAGGAGCGCCGCGCGCTGGGCGTGGGGCTCTTCTTCCTGGTGGTGGCCACGGCGCTGTCGCTGGTGCTGCCGCAGGCGCTGCGCGTCATCGTCGACGAGGCGCTGGGCGGCAAGGACCAGACCGTCATCGACCGCATGGCGCTGGGGCTCACCGTCGTGTTCGCGGTGCGCGCGGTGTCGGATGCGCTGCGCTTCTACTTCTTCAACACCGCGGGGGAGCGCGCCGTCGCGAAGCTGCGCGAGGACCTGTTCGCCCGGCTGGTGGACCAGGAGGTGGCCTTCTTCGACACGCGCCGCACGGGCGAGCTGACCAGCCGGCTCACCGCGGACACCACCGTGCTGCAGCACGCGGTCAGCAACAACATCGCCACGGCGCTGCGCAGCGGCGCGCAGGCGGTGGGCGGCCTGACGATGCTCTTCTACACGTCGCCGTCGCTGGCGCTCCTGATGGTGGCGGTGGTGCCGCCGGTGGCCATCGCGGGTGTCGTGGTGGGCCGTCGCATCCGCCAGGCCTCGCGCCAGGTGCAGGCGGCGCTGGCGGACGCCACGGGTGTGGCGGACGAGGTCTTCACCGGCATCCGCACCGTGCGCGCCTTCGCGGCGGAGCGGCACGAGGTGGCGCGCTACCGGGGGCGCCTGTCCCAGGTGCTGTCGCTGATGTATCAGCGCTCGCGGCTGTCCGCGGCCTTCATGGCGGGCAGCGGCTTTGGCGGCCTCTTCGCGGCGGCGCTGGTGCTCTGGTACGGCAGCCGGCTGATGATCCGCGGGGACCTGTCCGTGGGCAGCCTCACGTCGTTCCTCGCGTACACGCTGCTGGTGTCCACCGCGCTGAGCGGGCTGACGGACCTGTGGGGCGACTTCATGCGCGCGTCCGGCTCCGCGGAGCGCGTGTTCGAGATGATCGACCGCGTGCCCGCCATCCCGCTGGAGGGCGGGGAGCGGCCCTCGTCGCTGGAGGGCCGCGTGTCGTTCCGGGACGTGCGCTTCGCCTACCCCTCGCGCCTGGACGTGCCGGTGCTCCAGGGGCTGGACCTGGAATTGGCGCCAGGGGAGGTGGTGGCGCTGGTGGGGCCGTCGGGCGGAGGCAAGTCCACCATCGCCGCGCTGCTCGCGCGCATGTACGACCCGCTGTCGGGGAGCATCTGGGTGGACGGGCATGACCTGCGCGCGCTGGACCCGGGCTGGCTGCGCAGGAACCTGGGCGCGGTGGCGCAGGAGCCGCTGCTGTTCTCGTGCTCCATCGCGGACAACATCCGCTATGGCCGGCCGGACGCCACGGACGCGGAGGTGGAGTCCGCCGCGAAGGCCGCGAACGCGCACGACTTCATCCAGCGCTTCCCGGAGGGCTACCGCACGGAGGTGGGCGAGCGCGGCGTGCAGCTGTCTGGCGGTCAGAAGCAGCGCGTGGCCATTGCCCGGGCGGTGCTGAAGGATCCGCGCATCCTGGTGCTGGACGAGGCGACGTCCGCGCTGGACGCGGAGAGCGAGCACCTGGTGCAGGAGGCGCTGGAGCGGCTGATGCAGGGCCGCACCACGCTGGTCATCGCGCACCGCCTGTCCACGGTGGCCAACGCGCACCGCGTGCTGGTGCTGGAGGGCGGCCGCGTGGTGCAGAGCGGCAGCCACTCCGCGCTGATGGCCCAGGAGGGGCTCTACCGGCGCCTGGTGGAGCGGCAGTTCGTGGCGGCCTGA
- a CDS encoding MBL fold metallo-hydrolase, whose protein sequence is MSRPPVYLKQNVVAEPLHNQWYAWWFLASPMTAPLFVANLHVKIMESFVANPAIHVAALKSPALRGGPYLNCGVERVGEVKALLERTLQEESLAMRYAAAMRELDALLASAEGYSLEELYPRVPDLLRGYVELTYDLRNRASARFFEPLLYRSPFHRESSQSMSLRLVHGDARPYVFSTPRLDDSREGDLQVRLPFKHEAWDTLFAMRRTPAPLETVRDALGIAPQDGDTFATFFTPEPPRPAPRYDGDGVRVRYFGHACVLIESRHVSVLTDPVVSYDFPTDLPRFTFADLPERIDYVLLTHGHADHLMFEPLLQLRHRIGTVVVPAGGGGALVDPSLKLMLQQAGFRNVVTLSELEALPVPGGELVGLPFLGEHGDLDVRGKLAHLVRLEGKALLMAADSNALEPRLYEHVQPHVGPIDMMWLGMESEGGPLSWMYGPLLPAPLSRKMDQSRRLNGSNAARAIDIVQRLKPRQVRIYAMGREPWLGHVMVMGYHEQSPQLVESRKLLEHCREHGVDGDMPYGQAESFLR, encoded by the coding sequence ATGTCGCGCCCCCCGGTGTACCTGAAGCAGAACGTCGTCGCCGAGCCGCTCCACAACCAATGGTACGCATGGTGGTTCCTGGCGTCGCCCATGACGGCGCCGCTGTTCGTCGCGAACCTCCATGTGAAGATCATGGAGTCCTTCGTCGCGAACCCCGCCATCCACGTCGCGGCGCTGAAGAGCCCGGCGCTGCGCGGCGGTCCCTACCTCAACTGCGGCGTGGAGCGGGTGGGGGAGGTGAAGGCGCTGCTGGAGCGCACGCTCCAGGAGGAGTCGCTGGCCATGCGGTACGCGGCCGCGATGCGCGAGCTGGACGCGCTGCTCGCGTCGGCGGAGGGCTACTCGCTGGAGGAACTGTACCCGCGCGTGCCGGACCTGCTGCGCGGCTACGTGGAGCTCACGTATGACCTGCGGAACCGCGCGTCCGCGCGCTTCTTCGAGCCGCTGCTCTACCGCAGCCCCTTCCACCGCGAGTCCTCGCAGAGCATGTCCCTGCGGCTGGTGCACGGGGACGCGCGTCCGTATGTCTTCAGCACGCCCCGGCTGGACGACTCGCGGGAAGGCGATCTCCAGGTGCGGCTGCCGTTCAAGCACGAGGCCTGGGACACGCTGTTCGCCATGCGGCGCACGCCGGCCCCGCTGGAGACGGTGCGCGACGCGCTGGGGATTGCCCCCCAGGACGGGGACACCTTCGCCACCTTCTTCACGCCCGAGCCGCCCCGGCCCGCCCCGCGCTACGACGGCGACGGGGTGCGCGTGCGCTACTTCGGCCACGCGTGCGTGCTGATCGAGTCACGCCACGTGAGCGTGCTCACCGACCCGGTGGTGAGCTACGACTTCCCCACCGACCTGCCGCGCTTCACCTTCGCGGACCTGCCGGAGCGCATTGACTACGTGCTGCTCACGCACGGCCACGCGGACCACCTGATGTTCGAGCCGCTGCTCCAGCTGCGCCACCGCATCGGCACGGTGGTGGTGCCCGCGGGCGGCGGCGGTGCGCTGGTGGACCCGTCGCTGAAGCTGATGCTCCAGCAGGCGGGCTTCCGCAACGTGGTGACGCTGTCAGAGCTGGAGGCGCTGCCGGTGCCCGGTGGCGAGCTGGTGGGCCTGCCGTTCCTGGGTGAGCACGGCGACCTGGACGTGCGCGGCAAGCTGGCGCACCTGGTGCGGCTGGAGGGCAAGGCGCTCTTGATGGCGGCGGACTCCAACGCGCTGGAGCCCCGGCTGTACGAGCACGTGCAGCCGCACGTGGGCCCCATCGACATGATGTGGCTGGGCATGGAGTCGGAGGGCGGGCCGCTCAGCTGGATGTACGGGCCGCTGTTGCCCGCGCCGCTGTCGCGCAAGATGGACCAGTCGCGGCGGCTCAACGGCTCCAATGCGGCGCGCGCCATCGACATCGTCCAGCGGCTCAAGCCCCGGCAGGTGCGCATCTACGCCATGGGCCGCGAGCCGTGGCTGGGCCACGTGATGGTGATGGGCTACCACGAGCAGTCCCCGCAGCTGGTGGAGTCTCGCAAGCTGCTGGAGCACTGCCGGGAGCACGGCGTGGACGGGGACATGCCCTACGGCCAGGCGGAGTCCTTCCTCCGGTGA
- a CDS encoding nucleotidyltransferase domain-containing protein, with protein MTDVEEVSLVGLTEDMGVNALLFGFVGLYALTFPGRVRACYLVGSHATSEAVGESDLDLTLVFKDAFLPGEEDRFERFRMAVGPLARYPLDLNAVEESRLVAEGEVNLKQNALLIAGEDLRDRVPLMPLEAWTRHSMHQPYRFIERARARPEDAPLRFPLAYPDPGGELYGYDYREVTDAQGNLHRGFKELVTLACRMATAVVALDAGRHTFSKRDAIQAHREHLNDTWTPLYESIFALRQKWGYRVPEDAEAKAALKDACARMLDAENTFLARYRDFLLLELTRGAVRDRVMAARRLGDIAYPDADVRQALERLLDSPEPSLREAARESLVRLAKAA; from the coding sequence GTGACGGACGTGGAAGAGGTGTCGCTGGTCGGGCTGACGGAGGACATGGGCGTCAACGCGCTGCTGTTCGGCTTCGTGGGGCTGTACGCGCTCACGTTCCCGGGGCGCGTGCGGGCCTGCTACCTGGTGGGCAGCCACGCCACCAGCGAGGCGGTGGGCGAGAGCGACCTGGACCTCACGCTCGTCTTCAAGGACGCGTTCCTGCCCGGCGAGGAGGACCGCTTCGAGCGCTTCCGCATGGCGGTGGGTCCGCTGGCCCGCTACCCGCTGGACCTGAACGCGGTGGAGGAGTCGCGGCTCGTCGCCGAGGGCGAGGTGAACCTCAAGCAGAACGCGCTGCTCATCGCGGGCGAGGACCTCCGCGACCGCGTGCCGCTGATGCCGCTGGAGGCGTGGACGCGCCACAGCATGCACCAGCCCTACCGGTTCATCGAACGCGCGCGGGCCCGCCCGGAGGACGCGCCCCTGCGCTTCCCGCTGGCGTACCCGGACCCGGGCGGCGAGCTGTACGGCTACGACTACCGCGAGGTGACGGACGCGCAGGGCAACCTGCACCGGGGCTTCAAGGAGCTGGTCACCCTGGCGTGCCGGATGGCGACGGCGGTGGTGGCGCTGGACGCGGGCCGCCACACCTTCTCCAAGCGCGACGCCATCCAGGCGCACCGCGAGCACCTGAACGACACCTGGACGCCGCTGTACGAGTCCATCTTCGCGCTGCGCCAGAAGTGGGGCTACCGCGTGCCGGAGGACGCGGAGGCGAAGGCCGCGCTGAAGGACGCGTGCGCGCGGATGCTGGACGCGGAGAACACCTTCCTCGCGCGCTACCGCGACTTCCTCCTGCTGGAGCTGACGCGCGGGGCGGTGCGCGACCGGGTGATGGCGGCCCGGCGGCTGGGCGACATCGCCTATCCGGACGCGGACGTGCGCCAGGCGCTGGAGCGGCTGCTGGACTCGCCGGAGCCCTCGCTGCGCGAGGCCGCGCGTGAGTCGCTGGTCCGGCTGGCGAAGGCCGCCTGA
- a CDS encoding TAXI family TRAP transporter solute-binding subunit, which translates to MKTDTLKAQLKRTLRRDLWIAVAPATLLIAVAFAVTFYFVKPAPPKTLVMALAPDEGGFNYMAKRYQKFLAQHGVTLELRNTKGSVGSVALLDAEDSGVDIAFAQSGTTGGKGQEVPEHVASLGSLSYVPLWVFYRGEPVDDVRGLAGKRIAVGPEESGTRALAMTLLQANKVDTAPTELLPLDRDAAIDALTQGKVDAVFLVSPAESPRIHKLAAVKDVRLLSFNRAEAYTRRYPYLSRHVLPQGVFDFAKNVPDQDVVLLAPNALLLARDTLHPALAYLLMRAASEISGTAGILDKTGEFPAPLAAGFPLSSEAKRYYATGVPLLQRYLPFWAANLVDRLWVMLVPIIAVVVPLGRAVPAVFLWRVRSRIHRWYARLKEIEIQLEEDPDQEMLQDMLKRLEEAEREVNRIAVPIAYAENLYFFREHVDVVRRRLTRRLAGAPEHKEAHPLQVTA; encoded by the coding sequence ATGAAGACGGACACGTTGAAGGCGCAGCTCAAGCGCACGTTGCGGCGCGACCTGTGGATCGCCGTCGCCCCCGCGACGCTGCTCATCGCGGTCGCGTTCGCGGTGACGTTCTATTTCGTCAAGCCCGCGCCGCCCAAGACGCTGGTGATGGCGCTGGCGCCGGACGAGGGCGGCTTCAACTACATGGCGAAGCGCTACCAGAAGTTCCTCGCGCAGCACGGGGTGACGCTGGAGCTGCGCAACACGAAGGGCTCCGTGGGCAGCGTGGCGCTGCTGGACGCGGAGGACAGCGGGGTGGACATCGCCTTCGCGCAGAGCGGCACCACCGGCGGCAAGGGGCAGGAGGTGCCGGAGCACGTGGCGTCGCTGGGCAGCCTCTCCTACGTGCCGCTGTGGGTCTTCTACCGGGGCGAGCCCGTGGACGACGTGCGCGGCCTCGCCGGCAAGCGCATCGCGGTGGGGCCCGAGGAGAGCGGCACGCGCGCGCTGGCGATGACGCTGCTGCAGGCGAACAAGGTGGACACCGCGCCCACGGAGCTGCTGCCCCTGGACCGGGACGCGGCCATCGACGCGCTGACGCAGGGCAAGGTGGACGCGGTGTTCCTGGTGTCGCCGGCGGAGTCTCCGCGCATCCACAAGCTGGCCGCGGTGAAGGACGTGCGGCTGCTCAGCTTCAATCGCGCGGAGGCGTACACGCGCCGCTACCCGTACCTGTCGCGCCACGTGCTGCCGCAGGGCGTGTTCGACTTCGCGAAGAACGTGCCGGACCAGGACGTGGTGCTGCTCGCGCCCAACGCGCTCCTGCTGGCGCGCGACACGCTGCACCCGGCGCTCGCGTACCTCCTGATGCGCGCGGCCAGTGAGATTTCCGGCACGGCGGGCATCCTGGACAAGACGGGCGAGTTCCCCGCGCCGCTCGCGGCGGGCTTCCCGCTGAGCAGCGAGGCGAAGCGCTACTACGCGACGGGCGTTCCGCTGCTCCAGCGCTACCTGCCGTTCTGGGCGGCGAACCTGGTGGACCGGCTGTGGGTGATGCTGGTGCCCATCATCGCGGTGGTGGTGCCGCTGGGGCGCGCGGTGCCCGCGGTGTTCCTGTGGCGGGTGCGCTCGCGCATCCACCGGTGGTACGCGCGGCTGAAGGAGATTGAAATCCAGCTGGAGGAGGACCCGGACCAGGAGATGCTCCAGGACATGCTCAAGCGGCTGGAGGAGGCGGAGCGCGAGGTGAACCGCATCGCGGTGCCCATCGCCTACGCGGAGAACCTCTACTTCTTCCGCGAGCACGTGGACGTCGTGCGCCGCCGGCTCACCCGCAGGCTCGCGGGCGCGCCGGAGCACAAGGAAGCCCACCCCCTGCAGGTGACCGCGTGA
- a CDS encoding ELWxxDGT repeat protein, translating to MGWRGGWVMSLLVVGVGCGGALPEEQTEAGLAQEPTSAPDVTAEALCLPTDAGTQRVKTILPPSELGIPRFAMGPGDFESFQGTLHFAVNFEDGRRGLWRSTGTDAGTTPVRSFSATDGTSTPRLSQLTATPTQLFFQAPDSVHGNELWVSDGTTAGTHVVRDLTPGSEDSYLTHLTAAGSTLVFFREVFDTTVFTTRYELWKSDGTAAGTVRLRDFGTRVEVSYLDAKPGNALLFFVRELEGGISLWRTDGTATGTVQLKRLDAGPNTFPNDVRTSGALTLFKLDESTGLSELWKSDGTAAGTLRLASFGSTRSMRVLGALGAHAYVTTTSYSTQYMVLYRVPLAGGNPEPVFTLPNDYASQGPAFPYIDAVSQVPGGSRLYFSVAIGSDGPAPRDTQLWVTNGTAGGTTLLRRPLSLSDEYSSPVYAVADNLVFFSAYDPATGIEPWVSNGTTGGTRRLKNIAAPAQGDSSYPREFFRQGNRVYFSAYDETLNAQLWSSALSNTCVAPDDAL from the coding sequence ATGGGTTGGCGCGGCGGGTGGGTGATGTCTTTGCTGGTGGTGGGGGTGGGCTGCGGCGGGGCGCTTCCCGAGGAGCAGACGGAAGCGGGCCTCGCACAGGAGCCTACCTCGGCCCCGGACGTGACGGCGGAGGCCCTCTGCCTTCCCACCGACGCGGGCACCCAGCGGGTGAAGACCATCCTCCCCCCTTCGGAGCTGGGCATCCCGCGCTTCGCGATGGGCCCGGGGGACTTCGAGTCCTTCCAGGGGACGCTGCACTTCGCGGTGAACTTCGAGGACGGCCGCCGCGGCCTGTGGCGGAGCACCGGCACGGACGCGGGCACCACGCCGGTGCGAAGCTTTTCGGCGACGGACGGCACCTCGACGCCGCGCCTGTCACAACTCACCGCCACCCCGACGCAGCTCTTCTTCCAAGCGCCGGACTCGGTGCACGGCAACGAGCTGTGGGTGAGTGACGGGACGACGGCCGGCACCCACGTGGTGCGGGACCTCACGCCGGGCTCGGAGGACTCGTACCTGACGCACCTGACGGCGGCGGGCTCCACGCTCGTGTTCTTCCGGGAGGTGTTCGACACCACCGTCTTCACCACGCGCTACGAGCTGTGGAAGTCCGACGGCACCGCCGCGGGCACGGTGCGCCTGCGCGACTTCGGCACCCGCGTGGAGGTGAGCTACCTGGACGCGAAGCCAGGCAACGCGCTGCTGTTCTTCGTGCGCGAGCTGGAGGGTGGCATCTCGCTGTGGCGCACGGACGGCACCGCCACGGGCACCGTCCAGTTGAAGCGGCTGGATGCGGGCCCCAACACCTTCCCGAACGACGTGCGCACCTCCGGCGCGCTCACCCTCTTCAAGCTGGACGAGAGCACCGGCCTGTCGGAGCTGTGGAAGTCGGACGGCACGGCGGCCGGCACGCTGCGGCTGGCGTCGTTCGGCTCCACGCGGTCCATGCGCGTGCTGGGCGCGCTGGGTGCGCACGCGTACGTCACGACGACCAGCTACAGCACCCAGTACATGGTGCTCTACCGCGTGCCGCTCGCGGGCGGGAACCCGGAGCCCGTCTTCACGCTGCCCAATGACTACGCGTCGCAGGGCCCGGCGTTCCCGTACATCGACGCCGTGAGCCAGGTGCCGGGCGGCTCCCGGCTGTACTTCTCCGTGGCCATCGGCAGTGACGGTCCGGCGCCGCGCGACACGCAGCTCTGGGTGACGAACGGCACCGCCGGGGGCACCACCCTGCTGCGCCGGCCGCTGAGCCTGTCGGACGAGTACAGCTCGCCGGTGTACGCGGTGGCGGACAACCTGGTCTTCTTCAGCGCCTACGACCCCGCGACGGGCATCGAGCCCTGGGTGAGCAACGGCACGACGGGCGGGACGCGCCGCCTCAAGAACATCGCCGCGCCGGCCCAGGGGGACTCCTCCTACCCGCGCGAGTTCTTCCGTCAGGGCAACCGCGTCTACTTCAGCGCCTATGACGAAACGCTGAACGCGCAGCTGTGGTCCAGCGCGCTCAGCAACACCTGCGTGGCGCCGGACGACGCCCTGTAG
- a CDS encoding MBL fold metallo-hydrolase, with amino-acid sequence MPTVSDSARRSGLRLERSRASRQFEGQGFRNTAPVGPGLQGNPLPLLGEYFFGGTQRTPPAPLPVEDPRGTWARAPDTGLRVTWLGHSTMLLEVDGARVLTDPVFGDRASPVSFAGPKRFHATPVPVDALPDLDAVLVSHDHYDHLCRSTIQALAKRRVPFVTALGVGRHLEAFGVAPELITELDWWEEHRVGPVSFRAAPSQHFSGRGLGDRNSTLWASWVLTTDKHRLFFSGDTGLTPEFEEIGRRCGPFDLVMLEVGAFHPSWGGIHLGPENALKAHAMLGGGTLMPVHWGTFNLALHAWDEPVETLVRLATEQQVRLFTPGLGRGLEPSRVEGVTPWWREVGEPRLVPRLAP; translated from the coding sequence ATGCCCACCGTCAGTGACAGCGCGCGCCGCTCGGGACTCCGCCTTGAACGCAGCCGGGCCTCCCGTCAGTTCGAGGGCCAGGGCTTCCGCAACACCGCCCCCGTGGGGCCCGGCCTCCAGGGCAACCCGCTGCCGCTCCTGGGCGAGTACTTCTTCGGCGGCACGCAGCGCACCCCGCCCGCGCCGCTGCCGGTGGAGGATCCGCGCGGCACCTGGGCCCGCGCGCCGGACACGGGCCTGCGCGTCACGTGGCTGGGCCACAGCACGATGCTGCTGGAGGTGGACGGGGCGCGCGTGCTCACCGACCCCGTCTTCGGCGACCGGGCCTCGCCCGTGTCCTTCGCGGGCCCCAAGCGCTTCCACGCCACGCCCGTGCCGGTGGACGCGCTGCCGGACCTGGACGCGGTGCTGGTGTCACACGACCACTACGACCACCTGTGCCGGAGCACCATCCAGGCGCTGGCGAAGCGGCGCGTGCCCTTCGTCACCGCGCTGGGCGTGGGCCGCCACCTGGAGGCCTTCGGCGTGGCGCCGGAGCTGATCACGGAGCTGGACTGGTGGGAGGAGCACCGCGTGGGCCCGGTGTCCTTCCGCGCGGCGCCCTCGCAGCACTTCTCCGGACGGGGCCTGGGCGACCGCAACTCCACGCTGTGGGCGTCGTGGGTGCTCACCACCGACAAGCACCGGCTGTTCTTCAGCGGCGACACCGGCCTCACCCCGGAGTTCGAGGAGATTGGCCGCAGGTGTGGCCCCTTCGACCTGGTGATGCTGGAGGTGGGCGCGTTCCACCCGAGCTGGGGCGGCATCCACCTGGGCCCGGAGAACGCGCTCAAGGCGCACGCGATGCTGGGCGGCGGCACGCTGATGCCGGTGCACTGGGGCACCTTCAACCTGGCGCTGCACGCCTGGGATGAGCCCGTGGAGACGCTGGTGCGGCTGGCCACGGAGCAGCAGGTGCGCCTGTTCACGCCGGGCCTGGGCCGCGGCCTGGAGCCCTCGCGCGTGGAGGGCGTGACGCCGTGGTGGCGAGAGGTCGGCGAGCCCCGGCTCGTGCCCCGGCTGGCGCCGTGA
- a CDS encoding glycoside hydrolase family protein, whose translation MTRAPLALSLAVLLSPLLACDPAAGSQSQTDDPAPVVTKSAKRGLGYGYHSAEDLKALSPGMSWWYNWSPRPEAGAASVYVSENVSFVPMAWGGTPTVAQLESEIPAGAKYLLGFNEPNFKSQANKTPRQAAALWPVLEEVARRKGLKLVSPAVNYCGDCVSEDGVTFTDPVVYLDAFFKACANCQVDAIAIHWYACDVGALKWYVGQFKKYNKPLWLTEFACGDRPHDEITVAVQKQYMVDAIGYLESEPAIERYAWFSGRNNEIPSINLLGASGELTELGHLYVTLAAGAEKPAP comes from the coding sequence ATGACCCGCGCCCCCCTCGCGCTGTCCCTCGCTGTCCTGCTGTCACCGCTGCTGGCGTGTGACCCCGCGGCCGGGTCCCAATCGCAGACAGACGACCCGGCCCCCGTCGTGACGAAGAGCGCGAAGCGGGGCCTCGGGTATGGCTATCACTCGGCGGAGGACCTGAAGGCGCTCTCCCCCGGGATGAGCTGGTGGTACAACTGGTCCCCCCGTCCCGAGGCGGGCGCCGCCAGCGTCTACGTCTCCGAGAACGTCTCCTTCGTGCCCATGGCCTGGGGCGGCACGCCCACGGTGGCCCAGCTCGAGTCGGAGATCCCGGCGGGCGCGAAATACCTGCTGGGGTTCAACGAGCCCAACTTCAAATCCCAGGCGAACAAGACACCCCGCCAGGCCGCGGCGCTGTGGCCCGTGCTGGAAGAGGTGGCCCGCCGCAAGGGACTCAAGCTGGTGTCACCGGCGGTGAACTACTGCGGCGACTGCGTGTCCGAGGACGGCGTCACCTTCACCGACCCCGTCGTGTACCTGGATGCCTTCTTCAAGGCGTGCGCGAACTGCCAGGTGGATGCCATCGCCATCCACTGGTACGCGTGCGACGTAGGGGCGCTCAAGTGGTACGTGGGGCAGTTCAAGAAGTACAACAAGCCCCTCTGGCTGACGGAGTTCGCGTGCGGCGACCGTCCTCATGACGAAATCACCGTGGCCGTGCAGAAGCAGTACATGGTGGATGCCATTGGCTATCTGGAGTCGGAGCCCGCCATCGAGCGCTACGCGTGGTTCTCCGGACGCAACAATGAAATCCCCTCCATCAACCTGCTGGGCGCCTCCGGGGAGCTGACGGAGCTGGGTCACCTGTACGTCACGCTGGCCGCGGGCGCAGAGAAGCCGGCCCCATGA